The genomic window GGAGAAACGCCGTACGGCATACCCGGTCTGCCGGGGGCGGCCATGAGGAGGGCCGAGGCACTGAGGAGGACACCCGCCACGATCATCATTCTTCGTTTCATCACACCACTCCTTACAGTGTTGATCTCATTCCGTACCACGTACGGTACGTATGAGAATCTACCCGATCTGTATGGAGATTCTGTGAAGAAACCACAGGGGATCTATGAAGAATCACGATGAGGCGGGAAGTCGTACCGTGAACCGCACCCATCCCTCCGCACTCGCCGCCTCGACCCGCCCCCCATGCCCCTCCACCACCGCCCGCACGATCGCCAACCCCAGCCCACTCCCCCTGCTGTGTCTCCCACGCTCCCCCCTGTAGAGGCGCTCGAACACCAACGGGAGCTCCTCCTCTCCGATCCGGCCGGGATTCTCGACCTGGAGCACCACCTCCGCCCCAGCCCTCTCCACCCGCACCCGCACCGGCCCCTCCCCCGACGCGTGCTGGAAGCCGTTGCGCACCAGGTTCTCCACCATCCGTACCAGGAGATCCCCCTCACCGAGCACCACCCCCTCATCCTCCACCGAGACCTCCACCTCCCTCCCTTCCCCCAGCATCCGGAGCCGCTCCACCACCTCCGCCGCCACACGCCCCAACGCCACCTCTTCCCGCAGCCCCCTCCGCGCAGGATCCTCCACCCGAGTAAGGAGCGCGAGGTCCTCGATGAGGGCCTCGATCCGCGCCAGCTCATCCAGCACCAGCGAAACACGCTCCCCGGAGACCTGCAACACCCCATCCCTCATCCCCTCCAGCTGGGCCCGCAAGGCCGCGATCGGGGTACGGAGGTCGTGCGCCACATCCTGTGACCACTGGGCCCTCAGCCGCTCTTCCCTGAGGAGCTGTTCCTGGAGGGAGACCGCCGCCCTCCCTATGGCCGAAAGCTCCTCGATCGAGGCATCCGGGAACACCACCCCCCGCTCCCCCCTCGCGAGCCGCACCAACCCCTCGGCCATACGCCGAGCCGTACGGGCGAAGTCGCGCACGAGGAGGAGGAGCACCCCCCCCGAACCGATCAACGCCACCACCCCCCCGGTGACGAACGGCACGAGAAACCCCCTCGTGAGCGCACCCTCCTCCTCGGACGCACCGAACCCTGCCACCCGGAGCCCCACGTACCCCTCCACCCGGCCATCCACCCTCACCGAATCCCACCGCAGCCCCTCCCACACCTCCCCCGGAACATCCCCCACGCCCCCCGACCCCATCATCCCCCGCATCCCCATCCCCGGCTCCCCCCTCATCCAGGCCGCCACGGGCCGCCGCTCCCTGTCGAGCACCACCACCACCTGGAGGAACGGCGCGTACGGCCTCAAGACCCGCATCACCTCGGCCCGTCCGAACCGCCCCTCCGCCGCCACCTCCTCGAGGGCATCCACCACCTCCCCCCTAATCCGCGCCTCCCTCGTTCGCTCCAGGGCGCCCAGGGACGCCCTGGCCGACACCCCCACCGCCACGGAGAAGAGGAACACGAAGACCCCGAACCCCACCCCGAAGGCGAGGAGGATCCTCCCCATGAGCGTCCTCATACCCGCACCCCCATCATCCT from Spirochaeta thermophila DSM 6192 includes these protein-coding regions:
- a CDS encoding sensor histidine kinase; this encodes MRTLMGRILLAFGVGFGVFVFLFSVAVGVSARASLGALERTREARIRGEVVDALEEVAAEGRFGRAEVMRVLRPYAPFLQVVVVLDRERRPVAAWMRGEPGMGMRGMMGSGGVGDVPGEVWEGLRWDSVRVDGRVEGYVGLRVAGFGASEEEGALTRGFLVPFVTGGVVALIGSGGVLLLLVRDFARTARRMAEGLVRLARGERGVVFPDASIEELSAIGRAAVSLQEQLLREERLRAQWSQDVAHDLRTPIAALRAQLEGMRDGVLQVSGERVSLVLDELARIEALIEDLALLTRVEDPARRGLREEVALGRVAAEVVERLRMLGEGREVEVSVEDEGVVLGEGDLLVRMVENLVRNGFQHASGEGPVRVRVERAGAEVVLQVENPGRIGEEELPLVFERLYRGERGRHSRGSGLGLAIVRAVVEGHGGRVEAASAEGWVRFTVRLPASS